In a single window of the Gossypium hirsutum isolate 1008001.06 chromosome D02, Gossypium_hirsutum_v2.1, whole genome shotgun sequence genome:
- the LOC107910194 gene encoding uncharacterized protein isoform X2, which translates to MDLKTGEEDNGIKAPKKQNGLEGGGNSKMKGNESISGKDMIFRADQIDLKSLDMQLEKHLSRVWSRNIEKQRPAEEWEIDLAKLDLRNVIAHGTYGTFYRATYDSQDVAGIRARLSS; encoded by the exons ATGGATTTGAAAACTGGTGAGGAAGATAATGGTATCAAGGCACCAAAGAAACAAAATGGACTAGAAGGAGGTGGAAATTCAAAGATGAAGGGCAATGAAAGCATTAGTGGCAAAGACATGATCTTTAGAGCTgatcaaattgatttaaaaagcttAGACATGCAGCTGGAGAAGCACCTGAGCCGAGTTTGGTCTAGGAACATTGAGAAACAAAGGCCAGCTGAGGAATGGGAGATTGATTTGGCTAAGTTGGATTTAAGGAATGTTATAGCTCATGGCACCTATGGGACTTTTTATCGTGCCACTTATGATAGTCAAGATGTTGCAG GTATCAGAGCAAGGCTTTCCTCATAA
- the LOC107910194 gene encoding uncharacterized protein isoform X3: MDLKTGEEDNGIKAPKKQNGLEGGGNSKMKGNESISGKDMIFRADQIDLKSLDMQLEKHLSRVWSRNIEKQRPAEEWEIDLAKLDLRNVIAHGTYGTFYRATYDSQDVAVLQS; the protein is encoded by the exons ATGGATTTGAAAACTGGTGAGGAAGATAATGGTATCAAGGCACCAAAGAAACAAAATGGACTAGAAGGAGGTGGAAATTCAAAGATGAAGGGCAATGAAAGCATTAGTGGCAAAGACATGATCTTTAGAGCTgatcaaattgatttaaaaagcttAGACATGCAGCTGGAGAAGCACCTGAGCCGAGTTTGGTCTAGGAACATTGAGAAACAAAGGCCAGCTGAGGAATGGGAGATTGATTTGGCTAAGTTGGATTTAAGGAATGTTATAGCTCATGGCACCTATGGGACTTTTTATCGTGCCACTTATGATAGTCAAGATGTTGCAG tattgcaaagctaa
- the LOC121214709 gene encoding uncharacterized protein — protein MSGRIFVVIFFSWTALTIITPTLVLWSESSQHNFEFNLKGTEGIKGHRKIIGYGEKQVGNGTISVSRLEAATEQQKWSCLLEFGGWVIKVLRKAMGFLSGSD, from the exons ATGAGTGGAAGAATCTTCGTCGTCATATTCTTCTCCTGGACTGCTCTTACAATTATTACCCCTACCCTTGTTCTCTGGTCAGAATCCTCCCAACACAACTTTGAATTCAATC TTAAGGGAACTGAGGGGATAAAGGGTCATAGGAAAATAATTGGATATGGAGAGAAACAAGTCGGTAATGGAACCATATCTGTGAGTCGATTGGAAGCAGCAACAGAGCAACAGAAGTGGAGCTGCCTCTTGGAATTTGGAGGCTGGGTCATCAAAGTACTTCGAAAAGCAATGGGTTTTTTATCAGGGTCAGATTAA
- the LOC107910194 gene encoding uncharacterized protein isoform X1: MDLKTGEEDNGIKAPKKQNGLEGGGNSKMKGNESISGKDMIFRADQIDLKSLDMQLEKHLSRVWSRNIEKQRPAEEWEIDLAKLDLRNVIAHGTYGTFYRATYDSQDVADQEEQNMGLDRGKKKVED; encoded by the exons ATGGATTTGAAAACTGGTGAGGAAGATAATGGTATCAAGGCACCAAAGAAACAAAATGGACTAGAAGGAGGTGGAAATTCAAAGATGAAGGGCAATGAAAGCATTAGTGGCAAAGACATGATCTTTAGAGCTgatcaaattgatttaaaaagcttAGACATGCAGCTGGAGAAGCACCTGAGCCGAGTTTGGTCTAGGAACATTGAGAAACAAAGGCCAGCTGAGGAATGGGAGATTGATTTGGCTAAGTTGGATTTAAGGAATGTTATAGCTCATGGCACCTATGGGACTTTTTATCGTGCCACTTATGATAGTCAAGATGTTGCAG atcaagaagaacaaaatatggggttagaccgaggaaagaaaaaggttgaagactaa